A genome region from Colletotrichum lupini strain CBS 119142 culture-collection CBS:119142 mitochondrion, complete genome includes the following:
- the atp6 gene encoding ATP synthase subunit 6 produces the protein MNTLSLNNLNKEISSPLTQFEIRDLLSIDLPILSDLHISMTNIGLYLTIGLVFTLILSVLSINNNKLISNNWSISQESLYATIHGIVVNQINARSGQVYFPFIYTLFIFILINNLIGMVPYSFASTSHFVLTFALSFTIVLGATILGFQKHGLKFFSLLVPAGCPLALLPLLVLIEFISYLARNISLGLRLAANILSGHMLLHILAGFTYNIMTSGFIFFFLGLVPLAFIIAFSGLELGIAFIQAQVFVVLTSGYIKDGLDLH, from the coding sequence ATGAATACTTTAAGTTTAAACAATTTAAATAAAGAAATTTCTAGCCCTTTAACTCAATTTGAAATAAGAGATTTATTAAGTATAGATTTACCTATATTAAGTGATTTACATATATCTATGACTAACATAGGATTATATTTAACAATTGGATTAGTTTTCACATTAATTTTAAGTGTATTAAGTATAAATAATAATAAATTAATTAGTAACAACTGATCTATTAGTCAAGAATCCTTATATGCAACTATACACGGTATAGTTGTAAATCAAATAAATGCTAGAAGCGGTCAAGTATATTTCCCTTTTATTTACACTTTATTTATATTTATATTAATAAATAATTTAATAGGTATGGTACCTTACAGTTTCGCATCAACTAGTCATTTTGTTTTAACATTTGCTCTTAGTTTCACTATTGTTTTAGGTGCAACTATATTGGGATTCCAAAAACATGGTTTAAAATTCTTTTCATTATTAGTACCAGCTGGTTGTCCTTTAGCTTTATTACCATTATTAGTTTTAATAGAATTTATTTCATACTTAGCTAGAAATATTTCTTTAGGGCTTAGATTAGCCGCTAATATATTATCAGGTCACATGTTATTACATATATTAGCAGGATTTACTTACAATATTATGACTTCAGGTTTCATCTTCTTCTTCTTAGGATTAGTACCTTTAGCTTTTATAATTGCTTTCTCTGGTTTAGAATTAGGTATCGCATTTATACAAGCTCAAGTGTTTGTAGTTTTAACTAGCGGTTATATCAAAGACGGATTAGATTTACATTAA
- the atp8 gene encoding ATP synthase subunit 8 — MPQLVPFYFINEVTFAFAIIVLLTYVFSKYVLPRIVSLFVSRLFISTLLDKFGV; from the coding sequence ATGCCTCAATTAGTACCATTTTATTTTATTAACGAAGTAACTTTTGCTTTTGCTATAATTGTATTACTAACATACGTATTTTCTAAATACGTATTACCAAGAATAGTTAGTTTATTTGTATCTCGTCTTTTTATCTCAACATTATTAGATAAATTTGGAGTATAA
- the nad4 gene encoding NADH dehydrogenase subunit 4 — translation MILSFIVYIFFNSSTNQFQFVQEHYNVQLFDIYLGVDGISIYFVLLTTIIMPIALLSNWNSIKENVKFYLNTILLLETLLLGCFLVADILLFYIFFESILPPLFLLIGLFGSSNKVRASYYFFLYTVWGSLFLLLAILAMYSIMGTTDFDALFKTNFDYTTQIILFGAIFIAFAVKTPVIFLNNWLLKAHVESPLGGSIILAGIVLKLSLYGIFRLILPVLPKATLDLTFIVYTIGVITIIYASFSTLRTVDVKELIAYSSVSHAAVYLIGAFSNTIQGIEGSIALGLAHGFVSSGLFICAGGILYDRSGTRMIYLYRGIAQLMPLFSILFFILSLGNCGAPLTLNFIGEFMSLYGMVEKLPLLGVLGSTSIVFSAAYTIYMFNRITFGGSFTKFFEENIFDTTKREFTLLFILVLFTVILGIYPSLILDSLHYSVANLIYSF, via the coding sequence ATGATTTTATCTTTTATCGTTTATATATTTTTTAATTCAAGTACAAATCAATTCCAATTTGTACAAGAACATTATAATGTTCAATTATTTGATATTTATTTAGGAGTAGATGGTATTTCTATCTATTTTGTGTTATTAACAACTATAATAATGCCTATTGCTTTATTATCGAATTGAAACTCTATAAAAGAAAATGTGAAATTTTATTTAAATACTATATTATTATTAGAAACATTATTATTAGGATGTTTCTTAGTTGCAGATATATTATTATTCTATATCTTTTTCGAAAGTATTTTACCTCCTTTATTTTTATTAATAGGTTTATTTGGATCTAGTAATAAAGTAAGAGCAAGTTATTACTTCTTTTTATATACAGTATGAGGATCTTTATTCTTATTATTAGCTATTTTAGCTATGTATTCTATAATGGGTACAACAGATTTTGATGCATTATTTAAAACAAATTTTGATTATACTACTCAGATTATATTATTTGGTGCTATTTTTATTGCATTCGCTGTAAAAACACCTGTAATATTTTTAAATAATTGATTATTAAAAGCTCATGTTGAATCACCTTTAGGTGGAAGTATTATATTAGCTGGTATTGTTTTAAAATTAAGTTTATACGGTATATTTAGATTAATTTTACCTGTATTACCAAAAGCTACATTAGATCTAACTTTTATAGTATATACTATAGGTGTTATCACTATAATATACGCAAGTTTTAGTACATTAAGAACTGTAGATGTTAAAGAATTAATTGCATATAGTTCTGTATCTCACGCTGCTGTATATTTAATAGGTGCATTTAGTAATACAATTCAAGGAATTGAAGGAAGTATTGCTTTAGGTTTAGCCCACGGATTTGTATCTAGTGGTTTATTTATATGTGCTGGAGGAATATTATACGATAGATCTGGTACTAGAATGATCTATCTATACAGAGGTATAGCTCAACTTATGCCTTTATTCTCTATATTATTCTTTATATTATCTTTAGGTAATTGTGGAGCTCCTTTAACATTAAATTTTATAGGAGAATTTATGTCTCTTTATGGTATGGTAGAAAAATTACCATTATTAGGTGTATTAGGTTCTACATCTATAGTATTCTCTGCTGCATATACTATTTATATGTTTAATAGAATTACATTTGGAGGTTCTTTCACTAAATTTTTTGAAGAAAATATATTTGACACAACAAAAAGAGAATTCACACTATTGTTTATATTAGTTTTATTTACTGTTATACTTGGAATATACCCTTCTTTAATATTAGATAGTTTACACTATTCTGTTGCTAATCTAATTTATAGTTTCTAA
- the nad1 gene encoding NADH dehydrogenase subunit 1, producing MYYTSTLLSVLEVVLLMLPALLAVAYVTVAERKTMASMQRRLGPNAVGYYGLLQAFADALKLILKEYVAPTQANTILFFLGPVITLAFALLGYGVVPYGPGLTLNDLELGIFYMLAVSSLGTYGILLAGWSANSKYAFLGSLRSTAQLISYELVLSSAILLIIMITSSLNLNINIQAQKAVWLILPIFPIFLIFFIGSVAETNRAPFDLAEAESELVSGFMTEHAAVVFVFFFLAEYGSILLMCILTSILFLGGYLAGFNLLYWFNLINNLGAYVFDIDWVLSAEYNNMKNFVSAFAESGLFSSLILGAKSSLLVFIFIWVRASFPRIRFDQLMSFCWTVLLPLLFAFIILLPCTLYALDIFVINITI from the coding sequence ATGTATTATACTTCAACTCTTTTATCTGTATTAGAAGTAGTTTTATTAATGTTGCCTGCTTTATTAGCAGTAGCTTATGTAACTGTTGCCGAAAGAAAAACTATGGCAAGTATGCAAAGAAGATTAGGACCAAATGCTGTAGGATATTATGGATTATTACAAGCTTTTGCGGATGCTTTAAAATTAATTTTAAAAGAATATGTTGCACCTACACAAGCTAATACTATATTATTCTTCTTAGGTCCTGTAATTACTTTAGCTTTCGCTCTATTAGGTTATGGAGTAGTACCATATGGGCCAGGTTTAACTTTAAATGACTTAGAATTAGGTATATTTTATATGTTAGCTGTTTCATCTTTAGGAACTTACGGTATTTTATTAGCTGGATGAAGTGCGAATAGTAAATATGCTTTTTTAGGTTCTCTTAGAAGTACAGCTCAATTGATTAGCTATGAATTAGTTTTAAGTTCAGCTATACTTTTAATCATCATGATTACTAGTAGTCTTAATTTAAATATTAATATACAAGCTCAAAAAGCAGTATGACTTATATTACCTATATTCCCAATTTTCTTAATATTCTTTATAGGTTCTGTAGCAGAAACTAATAGAGCTCCATTTGATTTAGCTGAGGCTGAATCTGAATTAGTTAGTGGGTTTATGACAGAACACGCAGCGGTTGTATTTGTCTTCTTCTTCTTAGCTGAATATGGTAGTATCTTATTAATGTGTATATTAACAAGTATACTATTTTTAGGTGGTTATTTAGCCGGATTTAATCTATTATACTGATTTAACTTAATAAATAATTTAGGTGCTTATGTATTTGATATAGATTGAGTGTTATCTGCTGAATATAATAACATGAAAAATTTTGTAAGTGCTTTTGCTGAAAGTGGTTTATTTTCTAGTCTTATTTTAGGTGCAAAAAGTTCTCTTCTAGTTTTCATTTTTATATGAGTTAGAGCTTCATTCCCTAGAATACGTTTTGACCAATTAATGTCATTCTGTTGAACAGTATTACTACCTTTATTATTTGCTTTTATTATATTATTACCTTGTACTTTATATGCACTTGATATCTTTGTAATAAATATTACAATATAA